The following coding sequences are from one SAR116 cluster alpha proteobacterium HIMB100 window:
- a CDS encoding GTP-binding protein TypA/BipA (PFAM: Elongation factor Tu domain 2; Elongation factor G C-terminus; Elongation factor Tu GTP binding domain~TIGRFAM: GTP-binding protein TypA/BipA; small GTP-binding protein domain), whose translation MSEELRNIAIIAHVDHGKTTLIDSILRQSGMFRENQKVEERLMDSGDLEKERGITILAKPTSVPWEGVRINIIDTPGHADFGGEVERVLHMADGVILLTDAAEGPMPQTKFVLGKALAQGLRPIVIVNKVDKPDARPDEVVDEVFDLFVSLDANDEQLDFPILYASGRDGWCVDKLDDARDSLRPLMDKVIAHVPAPKGDDSAPFALLATLLDSDQFLGRCLTGRVMQGVASVNDSVRALNLDGEVAETGRLTKLLRFEGTERVPTDIVRAGDIVCIAGLTKASVADTIAHPSLTTPMPSTPIDPPTMAVTITVNDSPFAGTEGKKVTSTMIRQRLLAEAEVNVAITFSESENKDSFEIGGRGELQLGVLIETMRREGFELTVSRPRVLFQTIDGQRHEPVEEVTVDVDADYASPVIDALNQRKAEMVDMRTSEAGKTRLIFLAPSRGLIGFQGKFLTETRGTGVLNRVFHSYAPYKGDIAGRRNGALISTETGQAVAYALFNLQDRGMMFVNPQDKVYEGMVVGEHNRDNDLGVNVLKGKKLTNVRASGSDDAILLVPPRRLSLEEMMAYINADELVEVTPESLRLRKRHLDPHERKRAARAGQE comes from the coding sequence ATGTCTGAAGAGTTAAGAAATATTGCGATTATTGCTCATGTTGATCATGGCAAAACAACCCTGATCGATTCAATCCTGAGGCAGAGCGGTATGTTCCGTGAAAACCAGAAGGTTGAGGAACGGCTGATGGATTCCGGCGATCTGGAAAAAGAGCGCGGCATCACGATTCTGGCAAAGCCGACATCTGTCCCGTGGGAAGGGGTGCGGATCAATATCATTGATACCCCCGGCCATGCGGATTTTGGCGGTGAGGTCGAACGGGTTTTGCATATGGCAGACGGGGTAATTTTGCTGACTGACGCCGCAGAAGGCCCGATGCCGCAAACAAAATTTGTGCTGGGCAAGGCGCTGGCTCAGGGTTTGCGGCCAATTGTGATTGTCAACAAAGTGGACAAGCCGGATGCCCGTCCTGATGAGGTGGTTGACGAGGTGTTCGATTTGTTTGTGTCTCTGGATGCAAATGATGAACAGCTGGATTTTCCCATTTTATATGCGTCTGGTCGAGATGGCTGGTGTGTTGACAAGCTTGATGATGCGCGTGACTCGCTGCGCCCCCTGATGGATAAGGTGATCGCCCATGTGCCAGCACCAAAAGGTGATGACAGTGCACCGTTTGCCTTGTTGGCCACATTGCTGGATTCTGACCAGTTTCTGGGACGGTGTCTGACCGGTCGGGTGATGCAGGGTGTGGCCAGTGTTAATGACTCTGTGCGGGCCCTGAATTTGGATGGCGAAGTGGCAGAGACAGGCCGGCTGACGAAATTGCTGCGGTTTGAAGGTACAGAACGTGTGCCCACTGATATTGTACGTGCAGGAGATATTGTCTGTATCGCAGGCTTAACCAAAGCGTCTGTTGCAGATACGATCGCCCATCCCTCTTTAACAACACCGATGCCGTCAACCCCGATTGACCCACCAACTATGGCGGTGACGATTACCGTGAATGACAGCCCGTTTGCCGGTACAGAAGGTAAGAAGGTCACCTCAACAATGATCCGTCAGCGTCTGTTAGCTGAGGCTGAGGTTAATGTCGCCATAACATTTTCCGAGAGTGAGAATAAAGACAGTTTTGAAATTGGCGGCAGAGGCGAGTTACAGCTGGGCGTTCTGATCGAAACAATGCGCCGCGAGGGGTTTGAGCTGACCGTATCGCGCCCGCGTGTTCTGTTTCAAACAATTGACGGTCAGCGTCATGAACCTGTCGAAGAAGTAACGGTTGATGTGGATGCCGATTATGCCAGCCCGGTGATTGACGCGCTCAATCAGCGGAAAGCTGAAATGGTGGATATGCGCACATCTGAAGCGGGCAAAACGCGTCTGATTTTCCTCGCCCCGTCACGTGGGCTGATCGGATTTCAGGGTAAGTTTCTGACTGAAACGCGGGGAACAGGTGTGTTGAACCGGGTGTTCCACAGCTATGCACCCTATAAAGGGGATATTGCAGGCCGGCGAAACGGGGCGTTAATTTCAACAGAAACCGGTCAGGCTGTGGCTTATGCTCTGTTCAATCTTCAAGATCGGGGGATGATGTTCGTTAATCCTCAAGATAAGGTCTATGAAGGAATGGTTGTCGGTGAACATAACCGGGATAATGATCTGGGCGTGAATGTCCTGAAAGGGAAGAAGCTGACCAATGTGCGGGCTTCTGGATCAGATGACGCGATCCTTTTGGTTCCGCCGCGTCGCCTGTCCTTAGAAGAGATGATGGCCTATATTAATGCAGATGAGCTGGTGGAAGTGACTCCAGAATCGCTGCGTCTGCGCAAACGTCATCTTGATCCGCATGAGCGAAAGCGTGCGGCACGTGCCGGACAAGAGTAA
- a CDS encoding nicotinamidase-like amidase (PFAM: Isochorismatase family) translates to MAHDVDLAAISTALIVIDVQNDFCPGGQLAVAEGDQVVSPINQMIKRANMVIATQDWHPAGHTSFASRHDGRSPFETIEVSYGPQTLWPDHCIQGTDGAAFHPELHIDAAQMIIRKGFRAAVDSYSAFFENDKVTVTGLHGYLQDRGVRKVVMAGLATDYCVAYSALDAARLGYEVQVVLPACRAIDLDGSMAAAAQQMTAAGVGLVSHLPG, encoded by the coding sequence ATGGCACATGACGTTGATCTAGCGGCTATATCCACAGCCCTTATCGTGATTGATGTACAAAATGATTTCTGCCCCGGCGGCCAGCTGGCGGTTGCTGAGGGGGATCAGGTGGTCAGCCCTATAAATCAGATGATCAAAAGGGCAAATATGGTGATTGCCACACAGGACTGGCATCCGGCTGGCCATACCAGCTTTGCATCGCGCCATGATGGGCGTTCCCCATTTGAGACGATTGAGGTCAGTTATGGGCCGCAGACATTGTGGCCGGATCACTGTATTCAGGGCACAGATGGGGCGGCTTTTCATCCAGAGCTGCATATTGATGCAGCACAGATGATCATCCGCAAAGGCTTTCGTGCCGCTGTCGACAGCTATTCAGCTTTTTTTGAAAATGACAAGGTCACCGTTACTGGTCTGCATGGCTATCTGCAGGATCGCGGGGTCAGGAAAGTGGTGATGGCCGGGCTGGCCACTGACTATTGTGTGGCCTATTCCGCTCTTGATGCAGCCAGGCTGGGTTATGAGGTTCAGGTTGTTCTGCCGGCCTGCCGGGCGATTGATCTGGATGGGTCTATGGCTGCTGCCGCACAGCAGATGACCGCAGCAGGAGTTGGGTTGGTCAGTCACCTGCCCGGTTAA
- a CDS encoding thymidine kinase (PFAM: Thymidine kinase), with translation MAKLYFSYSAMNAGKSTILLQASHNYRERGMHTLLLTAALDDRAGQGQIGSRIGLQADALTFDPTTDVSQLIQQEHNRLPLACVLVDEAQFLSAEQVWQLASVVDQLDIPVMCYGLRTDFRGQLFPGSAVLLAIADNLREIRTICHCGRKATMVIRQTETGQTMTDGAQIEIGGNDKYVSLCRVHWKELTGLHHGT, from the coding sequence GTGGCAAAGCTCTATTTTTCCTATTCGGCAATGAATGCCGGCAAATCGACTATTTTGTTGCAGGCCTCTCATAATTATCGTGAGCGGGGCATGCATACATTATTGTTGACAGCCGCGCTTGATGACCGTGCGGGCCAGGGACAAATCGGCTCTCGTATCGGACTGCAGGCAGATGCGCTGACCTTTGATCCTACCACAGATGTCAGCCAGCTGATCCAACAGGAACATAACCGGTTGCCGCTGGCTTGTGTTTTGGTCGATGAAGCGCAGTTTTTATCTGCTGAACAGGTCTGGCAGCTGGCGTCTGTTGTTGACCAGCTGGATATTCCGGTGATGTGTTATGGTCTGCGTACGGATTTCAGAGGCCAGCTGTTTCCGGGCTCGGCTGTGCTGCTGGCGATTGCAGATAATCTGCGCGAAATCAGGACAATTTGTCATTGCGGGCGAAAAGCCACAATGGTCATCCGCCAGACAGAGACAGGCCAGACCATGACAGATGGGGCGCAGATTGAGATTGGCGGAAATGATAAATATGTCTCTTTATGCCGGGTCCATTGGAAAGAACTGACAGGATTGCATCATGGCACATGA
- a CDS encoding uracil phosphoribosyltransferase (PFAM: Phosphoribosyl transferase domain~TIGRFAM: uracil phosphoribosyltransferase) yields MSQPASPEQMLTVLDHPLIRTKMTVLRDKHTSPPEFRRTLHEIAGLMSMATFAHLRTDPVNVDTPLETAEGARLQQPVPCLLSILRAGNGMVDALSALLPEAAIGHLGLQRDPETHKPIYYYEKLPSDIDKRQVVITDPMLATGGSAIMAADHLKAKGCLDLVFVCLISAPEGVATFHAAHPDIPVITAALDRQLDQNCYILPGLGDAGDRIYNTI; encoded by the coding sequence ATGTCACAGCCTGCCTCACCTGAACAAATGCTGACCGTTCTTGATCATCCGCTGATCCGGACCAAGATGACTGTCTTACGCGACAAACATACATCGCCGCCAGAATTCCGGCGTACCCTGCATGAAATAGCCGGGCTAATGAGCATGGCGACCTTTGCACATCTTCGCACTGACCCGGTCAATGTCGATACACCTCTTGAGACCGCAGAAGGTGCACGCCTGCAGCAGCCTGTACCCTGTCTGTTATCTATTCTTCGTGCGGGAAACGGAATGGTTGATGCCTTGTCTGCGTTATTACCTGAGGCAGCTATCGGACATCTGGGGCTACAGCGCGATCCTGAAACCCATAAGCCGATTTATTATTATGAAAAACTGCCGTCTGACATAGATAAACGACAGGTCGTCATCACTGATCCGATGCTGGCCACAGGTGGCTCAGCCATTATGGCGGCAGATCATTTGAAGGCAAAAGGCTGTCTTGATCTGGTATTTGTTTGTCTTATCTCTGCCCCAGAAGGTGTAGCAACATTCCACGCCGCACATCCTGACATTCCGGTCATTACTGCTGCACTTGACCGTCAATTAGACCAAAATTGTTATATTTTGCCTGGTCTTGGTGACGCGGGCGACCGGATTTATAACACGATCTGA
- a CDS encoding cytidine deaminase, homotetrameric (PFAM: Cytidine and deoxycytidylate deaminase zinc-binding region~TIGRFAM: cytidine deaminase, homotetrameric): MSEMLIRAAIAAMDKAYSPYSGFSVGAAILDEHGAVHTGANIENAAYPQGCCAEASAISALIMSGGQRIQKIAVAGRGEILCTPCGGCRQKIREFGTAETQILVCDETGLRQSFTLDELLPHSFGPDNLKR; this comes from the coding sequence ATGTCTGAGATGCTGATCAGGGCCGCCATTGCGGCGATGGACAAAGCCTATTCCCCGTATAGTGGTTTTTCTGTTGGTGCCGCGATACTGGATGAACATGGCGCTGTTCACACCGGCGCGAATATTGAAAATGCTGCCTATCCGCAGGGCTGTTGCGCAGAAGCAAGTGCCATTTCAGCCCTGATTATGTCAGGCGGGCAGCGAATCCAGAAAATTGCTGTGGCGGGCAGGGGCGAAATATTATGTACGCCATGCGGCGGGTGTCGTCAGAAAATCCGTGAATTTGGCACAGCAGAAACACAGATTTTGGTCTGTGATGAGACAGGGTTGCGTCAGAGCTTCACCTTAGACGAGTTGCTGCCACATAGTTTCGGACCTGATAATCTGAAACGCTAG